Genomic DNA from Magnolia sinica isolate HGM2019 chromosome 4, MsV1, whole genome shotgun sequence:
TATCAATGGTCATCATGGATTGGACTGGCAGCCAGCTCTCTGGCGCCACGGACCAGAGACGCCTCTTTTACTTGAATCCCTTtccttgggagcggattaggtgtgacccGGGTAATATCCCTGTccgtggccccaggaagtttttaatggtgacaatTTAATCccaaccgtgtggtccactttgagatttggatttacttcatttttttttttttttggaccatggcctaaaatgatctggaaaaaaactgatggacggcgtggatgtacaacGCATGCATAAAGATAGGGCCCCGGTCAGGGCAACCCCCACTAACGTCGcaactaatccgctccctttcCCTCATGTGGTCCAAACGCACCTCCACGGAAAAATGCTGACTGATTCACGCAAGGAAATATTGAATAGGCAATTCAGGGGACAGGTGCTGATTTAAGAGACGGGTATGAGATCCGGCCCACTCATAAGGTGGATCACATCGGAAAAATGCTAGGGTCCAAAAAACAAATGGTCCACTAATTAGATAACCCAAATATGTGTGTTGAGTATAGACCACCATCAAGTCTACTCAGACAAATCTGGCCCAACATGATGATTGGCCTCATCTGATTACTGAGCGTTGTCATATTCGTGGTGAGTTCTACCGAACGACTGGGGCCTGGATCTCACACGTGCTTGCCACGTTAGCACGTGTTGTGCGAATTCCCTCTTCAATCACCCGCGCAAATTTCTCCAGCACCTGGTTTGCGCTATAAATGCATTGGGCAGCTCCCCTGATTTTTCTGACCGTGAAAGAACCTCAGCCAGCCATTTGTCGGAAGCCCATTTGCCAGCCAGATTCCACCAAGGCACGAAGTCGCCATTCATCAACACGAATCTGCCCATCTGGCAGTTTTATGAGCCCCACATGATTTTTCTTGCCCAATAGCATCCCATGGATAGATTTTTGGATTTGGGAAGAAGATAAGTAGGGATAAGGACCGAAGGGTTCTCATTGGTTACTTCAATGCCACATTAGATCTTAACCCTCCCATTCCCAAAGCACCAAATCCAAACGTCCATTCCATCCATGAATTTTGAGCCACAAGATAGGCAGTGGAATGAAATACAAAGGAGACACCAATGCCACCCTCTAACCAAACACACTTGTAGCCATTTGCCGGAAATCCATTTCTAAGCCGGAATTCTCAGACTAGTAAGAATGGCTATGGTAACGACGCAGGCATCCGTCGCCACTTTCCAGCCATGTGTCTCGAAATCCAGATTCCTTACTGGTTCTTCCGGCAAACTTTCCCGAGAATTCGCCGTTAAGACGTCCACTTCCTCATTCAAGTCCTACAAAGTTGTAGCGAAGAAAGGCGAATGGCTGCCGGGTTTGGCGTCACCTGGTTACCTCAATGGCAGGTacatttctttaaaaataaaaaataaaaaaaaattcctagtTAGTTTATGATAATGAGGAATTGAATCCACTAAATTCATTTATCAATTATCATCGATTATTATTATCATGTTAATTGAtcttaatatattattattattattgccttTAGCCTCCCTGGTGACAATGGGTTCGACCCTCTTGGGCTCGCTGAGGACCCGGAGAACTTGAGGTGGTATGTACAGGCAGAGCTTGTCAATGGACGGTGGGCGATGTTGGGTGTGGTCGGGATGCTTCTGCCTGAAGTTTTGACCAAGTTTGGTATAATCAATGCACCACAGTGGTATGATGCTGGCAAAGCCCAATACTTTGCTTCTTCATCGACCCTGTTTGTGATCGAGTTCATCTTGTTTCACTACGTCGAGATCAGGAGGTGGCAAGATATCAAGAACCCAGGATGCGTTAACCAAGATCCCATCTTCAAGAACTACAGCTTGCCTCCTCACGAATTGGGATACCCAGGTTCAATCTTCAACCCTCTCAATTTCCAACCCACTCTCGAGGCCAAGGAGAAGGAACTCGCCAATGGTAACatcatcttctttctttttttcatttactcTGCTGTTGGACAGGAACAGTGGATATAGTTTCCCAAATAACAAggtttagggtgcgtttggttgctaaatatcatgaaatttcttgattaaccagtctaatttggtgcaaccaaatgcacccttagccCAACACGATATAACATAACAGAAACCAGAGCTGAAAAGACTTGTAGAGAGTCATTAGATGATTGATTTGAGTTATGAATTAGAAGATTGAATTGAAAAAGTAATGAGAGTGTGGGGTGATACATTTTGCAGGGAGATTGGCAATGTTGGCGTTCTTGGGTTTTATCGTGCAGCACAATGTGACTGGAAAGGGACCTTTCGAGAACCTCCTACAGCACATTTCTGACCCATGGCACAACACCATTGTCCAGACATTCAACGGTGTCTAGAGAAGCAACAGAGATGGAAAGATGGCCGGACAGATGGATTCTTTTTCCTTTTCGTAACCatggatgaatgaatggatggcttTCGTTGTGGGACGATGATCTTCAatgtaaaataatctataaatatACAGGGGGTACTAGAAGAGTGATGTATTGCCATCTGCTTTATTTCTATTGTCTTATTATGCATTGTCTCTCTAGAATACAAATCTTGTTGGACCATGGTCACATGACATGCTTATTTCTATTGGATGTCATGTGGGTGGCTCTTCTGCAGAACTAATGACCTCACGCCTTCTTGCAAGGAAACGGATAATTGTCTGGAATGGAAGAGAAAGAAAGCAAATCCTCTGTTCATTTTATGCACTGCCCCAAATACAGTAGGAAACAGATCAACATCAGTTTCCATGCAAATCTCTGTTTCACTTGCTATGGAGGCCAATCCCCACTTCATTTGGTTCATTTTATGCACCACTACCCCAAATACAGAAAGAAAAACATAACCAATTTCCATGTGAATCTCCATTTCACCTGCAATTCGCGACATATCTAAACAATACATTGCCAAATGCAAAGAGAGGAAATGAATTCCAAGCACACCTGAATGAAATGAATATAAGAGCCCAGAGAAAGAATGCTTGTACATCTATGACATGTCAATATCTGATTTCACTTTACATATCGTCATTGAGAAGAATGTAAGGATGCCGTCCTATACTAAGTAATCTAACTACAAAGGCAAAGAACTGAAGGAGCTAGATAGGATATGATGTATAATACAATGGATTCAATATTACAAATTTCTGCATATCCAATGTCTACACTGGATGCACTAAAAATCAGCACGCTTCCTTCTTTATGCTTGGCGGAAGGTCCTTGTAGGTTTGTACATGTACAATAATCACATTATGGTTGCATCCGCATATCTCATCGATGAATAGAGTACTTGGACAAAACCTTCTGGAGATGGAACCCATCAAAAGCCCATGGGCAACTTTAGAAGCAGATAATAAGccaaaatcatgaaattcagtTTGGGTGCTGCAAGAGAATCAATGATCCAGCATCACAATGGGGATTTCAGCTAAGAGGCAGTCAAGAGAATCAACGAGCCAGCATCACAATGGTTATCATGATGGTTGGAACAATCAAAATAACAACGAAAATTTAAAAGCATGCTTGCAAATTGAAATCAAGCAAAGCATCCAATACATGCACCAGAAGCAGAAAAACAAAGGAGGAATGATGCAAAAAGGTTTCACCCAAGAGGAACCATATGCCCCTACTCCTACACATTAGCAATAGTACAGTTCTGTGGATTGCAAGGACATGTGAgaccatggtttagtgatccaaaccgttgatcttatgGGACCCGTCATGAATGGTGGATGCCTCAAATtgtctagattggaagatcctaatccTTTTATCAATGGCTTACAAATGGAAAATAAGATGGAAAGATCATGATGGTGCAGATTCAACACATGTTTGGAGGGTTGGAATACTCCAATCTTGGAGATCCAAAGAGCATCTCCTATTCACACAGGACCTATTATCAATGGTCTTGATTACTAAACCATAGGCCTGCATGTTTGGAGTGTTGAGATACCACCCGCAAACTGATTATATCATGTAGATGTGTTTCAACATGCATCTAAAGTTGGTGTGCCCTTGTTAAATAGATTGCAAATAAAATGAACCAAAGAACAGGAGCATACAGTGAGGATTTCACCTGGGGGTAAGAGTGCTCATCAAACAGGGGAACTGCACAAGGCCCAGATGTGGAAGCCCAATTATAATGGCTGGCATCATATGCAGGCCTAGGCTGTTTGAAGCCATTAACTTGATAAACCAAGTTAGCACCTTCTATGTTCAGTTCTGCCTCCGGCTTGAGTTTCTTTTCAGTCTGCAAATTGAAACTGTATGGTTGGTAAGGGTACTGGCCACCTAGTTGCAGCCTCAAGCACTCGTTTCTGCTTAACTCATTCAAAGCACCTTCTTGCCCTGAACTATCAATTGTCGCTTGCTTTCCCGTGCTAAAGTAACCCAAATAATTGGGATCAGAGGTGCCCGTGGAGCAGTCTATATCCCTAAAACAGGACACAGTTACGCCCATCAGGTTAATGATCAATCTCAGACAACTTAGTCGCCTGAAGTAGCAACAGAGTGG
This window encodes:
- the LOC131242054 gene encoding chlorophyll a-b binding protein 4, chloroplastic, producing the protein MAMVTTQASVATFQPCVSKSRFLTGSSGKLSREFAVKTSTSSFKSYKVVAKKGEWLPGLASPGYLNGSLPGDNGFDPLGLAEDPENLRWYVQAELVNGRWAMLGVVGMLLPEVLTKFGIINAPQWYDAGKAQYFASSSTLFVIEFILFHYVEIRRWQDIKNPGCVNQDPIFKNYSLPPHELGYPGSIFNPLNFQPTLEAKEKELANGRLAMLAFLGFIVQHNVTGKGPFENLLQHISDPWHNTIVQTFNGV